A genomic region of Mitsuaria sp. 7 contains the following coding sequences:
- the fliG gene encoding flagellar motor switch protein FliG, whose product MDDKGVEDAAILLMSLGEEEASEVFKHLAPKEVQKLGETIAKMKVVPRERVERVLDKFDLVAETQSTLVSDTDEYVRSVLRKALGEDKANLLLDRILQGSDVSSIESLKWMDPGSVAELLRNEHPQIVAAILSHLDFDQSSSVLRVFTERQRNEVLIRIATLDGIQPLALKDLNEVMGQILAGGERMKKSNLGGVKTAAEIINMMGTSVEASVLDYIREADSDLAQKIMDNMFTFDDVDKIDDRGIQAILKEVQSESLIVALKGAGPELREKIFRNMSSRAAETLREDLDSRGPVRLSEVEAEQKEILKVVRRLVDEGQIVLAGGGDDQFL is encoded by the coding sequence ATGGACGACAAAGGCGTAGAAGACGCAGCCATCCTGCTGATGTCGCTGGGCGAGGAAGAGGCCTCCGAGGTCTTCAAGCACCTCGCGCCCAAGGAAGTGCAGAAGCTCGGCGAGACCATCGCCAAGATGAAGGTCGTGCCGCGCGAGCGCGTCGAGCGCGTGCTCGACAAGTTCGACCTCGTCGCCGAGACCCAGAGCACCCTGGTCAGCGACACCGACGAGTACGTCCGTTCCGTGCTGCGCAAGGCGCTGGGCGAGGACAAGGCGAACCTGCTGCTGGACCGGATCCTGCAAGGCTCGGACGTTTCCTCGATCGAATCGCTGAAGTGGATGGATCCGGGCTCCGTCGCGGAGCTGCTGCGCAACGAGCATCCGCAGATCGTGGCCGCCATCCTCTCGCACCTGGACTTCGACCAGAGCAGCTCGGTGCTGCGCGTCTTCACCGAGCGCCAGCGCAATGAAGTGCTGATCCGCATCGCCACGCTGGACGGCATCCAGCCGTTGGCGCTGAAGGACCTCAACGAGGTCATGGGTCAGATCCTGGCCGGCGGCGAGCGCATGAAGAAGTCGAACCTGGGCGGCGTCAAGACCGCGGCCGAGATCATCAACATGATGGGCACCAGCGTCGAGGCTTCAGTGCTGGACTACATCCGCGAGGCCGACTCCGACCTGGCGCAGAAGATCATGGACAACATGTTCACGTTCGACGACGTGGACAAGATCGACGACCGCGGCATCCAGGCCATTCTCAAGGAAGTGCAGTCCGAATCGCTCATCGTCGCGCTCAAGGGCGCCGGCCCGGAGCTGCGCGAGAAGATCTTCCGCAACATGTCTTCCCGTGCCGCCGAAACGCTGCGCGAGGACCTGGATTCGCGCGGCCCGGTCCGCCTCTCCGAGGTCGAGGCCGAGCAGAAGGAAATCCTCAAGGTCGTCCGCCGTCTCGTCGACGAGGGCCAGATCGTGCTCGCCGGCGGCGGCGACGACCAGTTCCTGTAA
- the fliF gene encoding flagellar basal-body MS-ring/collar protein FliF, translating into MDNALSSPAAGLPEVQQTAKPAGLPARLAAMPTKSKMMLGGGVAALLAVIVAMSMMTAKPDYRPLFSGLSDKDGGAVIAQLAQLNVPYRNDPGGVIMVPANQVYDLRMKLASAGLPKGGVVGFELMDKQSIGQTAFNERLNFQRGLEGELTRTITAMADVADARVHLAMPQQNGFFREQQKPSASVMLTLRGGRTLDRAQIAGIVHLVSSSVPELNPKAVSVLDSTGALLSQNPDGNAIGLDSQQLQYKQQVEANLNKRIAELLEPMVGRDNLRSTVTADVDFSQVESTAEEYKPNQGPNTQSSVRRLTSEEQSGGAAGTPTGVPGATTNQVPPQAAAPINGQAQPLQPAGQSGGTQNLRRNNDTQFELDRTVRVTRNAIGQIRRLNAAVVVNQKTVTDKNGKTSSQPLSENEIQKLDSLVKEALGFSQDRGDSVKVLSAPFVSDKIENADVPLWQQPWLRDVARDFAVPAALVLVALIAVFGLVRPALKAAFPPPVEQKDDTASNAALSVVEDEQLALGGPRGPGGLPALEAPISNDKLERARQLAKANPIAVANIMRAWVNGEELETAAPAGARR; encoded by the coding sequence ATGGACAACGCCCTGAGCAGCCCCGCCGCCGGACTTCCCGAGGTGCAGCAGACCGCCAAGCCGGCCGGCCTGCCCGCCCGCCTGGCGGCGATGCCCACGAAGAGCAAGATGATGCTCGGCGGTGGCGTGGCCGCCCTGCTGGCGGTCATCGTGGCGATGTCGATGATGACGGCCAAGCCCGACTACCGTCCGCTGTTCTCCGGCCTGTCCGACAAGGACGGCGGCGCCGTCATCGCGCAGCTCGCGCAGTTGAACGTGCCCTACCGCAACGACCCGGGCGGCGTCATCATGGTCCCCGCCAACCAAGTCTACGACCTGCGCATGAAGCTGGCGTCGGCCGGTCTGCCCAAGGGCGGCGTCGTCGGCTTCGAGCTCATGGACAAGCAGTCCATCGGCCAGACCGCCTTCAACGAACGACTGAACTTCCAGCGCGGTCTCGAAGGCGAGCTCACCCGCACCATCACCGCCATGGCCGACGTCGCCGATGCGCGCGTCCATCTGGCCATGCCGCAGCAGAACGGCTTCTTCCGTGAGCAGCAGAAGCCCAGCGCCTCGGTGATGCTGACGCTGCGCGGCGGCCGCACGCTGGACCGCGCCCAGATCGCCGGCATCGTCCACCTGGTGTCCTCGTCGGTGCCGGAGCTGAACCCCAAGGCCGTCAGCGTGCTCGACAGCACCGGCGCCCTGCTCTCCCAGAACCCGGACGGCAACGCCATCGGCCTGGACAGCCAGCAGCTCCAGTACAAGCAGCAGGTCGAAGCCAATCTGAACAAGCGCATCGCCGAACTGCTCGAACCGATGGTCGGCCGCGACAACCTGCGCTCGACGGTCACCGCCGACGTCGACTTCAGCCAAGTCGAGTCCACGGCCGAGGAATACAAGCCCAACCAAGGCCCGAACACGCAGAGCAGCGTGCGCCGCCTGACCTCGGAAGAACAGTCCGGCGGCGCCGCCGGCACGCCCACCGGCGTGCCCGGCGCGACCACCAACCAGGTTCCGCCGCAGGCTGCGGCGCCGATCAACGGCCAGGCACAACCCCTGCAGCCGGCCGGCCAGTCGGGCGGCACGCAGAACCTGCGCCGCAACAACGACACGCAGTTCGAGCTGGACCGCACCGTGCGCGTCACCCGCAACGCGATCGGCCAGATCCGTCGCCTGAACGCGGCCGTCGTCGTGAATCAGAAGACCGTCACCGACAAGAACGGCAAGACGTCCAGCCAGCCGCTGTCCGAGAACGAGATCCAGAAGCTGGACTCGCTGGTCAAGGAAGCGCTGGGCTTCTCGCAGGACCGCGGCGACTCGGTCAAGGTGCTCAGCGCCCCGTTCGTGTCCGACAAGATCGAGAACGCCGACGTGCCGCTGTGGCAGCAACCGTGGCTGCGCGACGTCGCCCGCGACTTCGCCGTGCCCGCCGCCCTGGTGCTGGTCGCGCTGATCGCCGTGTTCGGGCTGGTTCGCCCTGCTCTCAAGGCGGCTTTCCCGCCGCCCGTCGAACAGAAGGACGACACTGCCAGCAACGCCGCGCTCAGCGTGGTCGAAGACGAGCAACTGGCGCTTGGCGGTCCGCGCGGCCCGGGCGGCCTGCCGGCCCTGGAAGCGCCGATCTCCAACGACAAGCTCGAACGCGCCCGCCAGCTGGCCAAGGCGAATCCGATCGCCGTGGCCAACATCATGCGCGCCTGGGTCAACGGCGAGGAGCTGGAAACAGCCGCCCCCGCCGGCGCCCGCCGCTGA